The Geobacillus stearothermophilus ATCC 12980 genome contains a region encoding:
- the mreC gene encoding rod shape-determining protein MreC yields MPQFFGNKRLIFLLVSIVILVMLIGFSLRSREQLTWPEQFVKDTVGFVQLLFGKPAQVVAGFLENVSDLRHTYEENQLLKARLEEYAALQAEVESLRQENERLRALLDKKESLRDFIPIQATVIGRNPDRWRETVIVNKGAQHGVKKDMAVITPAGLVGKVQHASQFTSTVQLLSALDQNNRISAYVQGNENVFGLIEGYDSKRRELILGEIPIDAKVKEKQKVLTSGLGGVFPKGLPIGEVTEVKPDQYGLTQVIYVKPFANLYDVDDVMIVKRTIDATLQEEEEAK; encoded by the coding sequence ATGCCACAGTTTTTCGGAAATAAGCGCCTCATTTTTTTGCTTGTCAGCATCGTCATTCTCGTCATGTTGATCGGGTTTTCGCTGCGCAGCCGCGAGCAACTGACGTGGCCGGAGCAGTTTGTGAAAGACACGGTTGGCTTTGTCCAGCTTCTGTTCGGGAAGCCTGCGCAAGTGGTCGCGGGCTTCCTTGAAAATGTGAGCGACCTTCGCCATACATATGAGGAAAATCAATTGCTGAAGGCGAGGCTTGAGGAGTATGCGGCGCTGCAGGCCGAAGTGGAGTCGCTGCGCCAGGAAAACGAACGGTTGCGGGCGCTTCTCGATAAAAAAGAGAGTTTGCGCGATTTTATCCCCATTCAAGCGACCGTGATCGGACGGAATCCAGACCGTTGGCGGGAGACGGTGATCGTCAACAAAGGTGCGCAACACGGGGTGAAAAAAGATATGGCCGTCATTACCCCGGCTGGACTTGTCGGCAAAGTGCAGCATGCTTCCCAATTCACATCCACCGTCCAGCTGTTGAGCGCGCTTGACCAAAACAACCGCATTTCCGCGTATGTCCAAGGAAACGAAAATGTATTCGGCTTAATTGAAGGGTATGACAGCAAACGACGCGAACTGATCCTTGGCGAAATTCCAATTGACGCCAAAGTGAAGGAGAAGCAAAAAGTATTGACTTCCGGTCTCGGCGGCGTGTTTCCAAAGGGATTGCCGATCGGTGAAGTGACGGAAGTCAAACCGGATCAGTACGGGCTGACGCAAGTCATCTATGTCAAGCCGTTTGCCAACTTGTACGATGTGGACGACGTTATGATTGTGAAACGGACGATCGATGCAACACTGCAAGAAGAGGAGGAGGCAAAGTGA
- a CDS encoding rod shape-determining protein, which yields MFGIGTKDLGIDLGTANTLVYVKGKGIVLREPSVVAIQRDTKQIVAVGNEAKNMIGRTPGNIVALRPMKDGVIADYETTATMMKYYIRKAIKTKGLFAGKPYVMVCVPYGITAVEERAVIDATRQAGARDAYTIEEPFAAAIGANLPVWEPTGSMVVDIGGGTTEVAVISLGGIVTSQSIRIAGDEMDEAIIQYIRKSYNLMIGERTAEAIKMEIGSAGNPEGIGNMEIRGRDLLTGLPKTIEISAEEVAEALRDTVYAIVESVKNTLEKTPPELAADIMDRGIVLTGGGALLRNLDKVISQETDMPVIVAENPLDCVAIGTGKALDHIDLFKNKARDHR from the coding sequence ATGTTTGGGATTGGAACGAAAGATCTTGGGATCGATTTAGGGACAGCGAACACGCTTGTTTATGTCAAAGGAAAAGGGATCGTCTTGCGCGAGCCGTCCGTCGTCGCCATTCAGCGCGACACGAAGCAAATTGTTGCGGTCGGCAACGAGGCGAAAAACATGATCGGGCGCACGCCCGGCAACATCGTGGCGCTGCGGCCGATGAAAGACGGCGTCATCGCCGATTATGAGACGACAGCGACGATGATGAAATATTATATTCGCAAAGCCATCAAGACGAAGGGATTGTTTGCCGGCAAGCCGTATGTGATGGTGTGCGTGCCGTATGGCATTACAGCGGTCGAGGAGCGGGCGGTCATCGATGCGACGCGCCAGGCCGGAGCGCGCGACGCCTATACGATTGAAGAGCCGTTTGCGGCTGCAATCGGCGCTAACTTGCCGGTATGGGAGCCGACTGGCAGCATGGTCGTCGACATCGGCGGCGGCACGACCGAAGTGGCGGTCATTTCGCTCGGCGGCATCGTGACGAGCCAGTCGATTCGCATTGCCGGTGATGAAATGGATGAAGCGATCATCCAATACATTCGCAAGTCGTATAACCTCATGATCGGCGAACGGACAGCCGAGGCGATTAAAATGGAAATCGGTTCAGCCGGAAATCCGGAAGGAATCGGAAACATGGAAATTCGCGGCCGCGATTTATTGACGGGCTTGCCGAAAACGATCGAAATCAGCGCCGAGGAAGTGGCTGAGGCGCTTCGCGACACGGTTTATGCCATTGTGGAATCCGTGAAAAACACGCTTGAAAAAACGCCGCCGGAGCTAGCGGCCGACATTATGGATCGCGGCATCGTCCTGACGGGCGGCGGAGCTTTGTTGCGCAATTTGGATAAGGTCATCAGCCAAGAAACGGATATGCCGGTCATCGTCGCCGAAAATCCGCTTGACTGCGTGGCCATCGGTACAGGAAAAGCGCTCGACCACATCGACTTGTTCAAAAACAAGGCGAGAGACCATCGCTGA
- the radC gene encoding RadC family protein has protein sequence MAWMIRDVPKDSRPRERMLSSGPESLADHEFLAILLRTGTKDESVVQLAQRFLRHFEGLRLLKDATVEEMTNIKGIGPTKAAQILAALELGRRIHQSGYNDRYVIRCPEDGAKYVMEDMRFLSQEHFVAIYLNTKNQVIYRKTVFIGSLNASIVHPREVFKEAIKRSAASVICVHNHPSGDPTPSREDIDVTKRLAECGRIIGIELLDHLIIGDQKFISLKEKGYV, from the coding sequence ATGGCGTGGATGATCCGCGATGTGCCGAAAGACAGCCGTCCGCGCGAACGGATGTTGTCGTCGGGGCCGGAAAGCTTGGCAGACCATGAATTTCTGGCGATTTTGTTGCGCACCGGAACGAAGGACGAGTCGGTCGTGCAGCTTGCCCAACGCTTCCTTCGCCACTTTGAAGGGCTAAGGCTGCTCAAAGACGCAACAGTGGAAGAAATGACGAATATTAAAGGAATCGGGCCGACAAAAGCGGCGCAAATTTTGGCGGCGTTGGAACTCGGCCGCCGCATCCACCAATCCGGCTATAACGACCGCTATGTGATCCGCTGCCCGGAGGACGGAGCCAAATATGTGATGGAAGATATGCGGTTTTTGTCGCAAGAACATTTTGTTGCGATTTATTTGAATACAAAAAACCAAGTTATTTATCGCAAAACGGTGTTCATCGGCAGCTTAAACGCTTCAATTGTCCACCCGCGCGAAGTGTTTAAAGAGGCGATCAAACGATCCGCCGCCTCTGTCATTTGCGTGCACAACCACCCCTCCGGTGATCCAACCCCAAGCCGCGAAGACATCGATGTCACCAAACGGCTCGCGGAATGCGGCCGCATTATCGGCATTGAGCTGTTGGACCATCTTATCATCGGCGATCAAAAATTCATCAGTCTGAAAGAAAAAGGCTATGTCTAA
- a CDS encoding Maf family protein, producing MPPRFVLASRSPRRRQILELAGWAFDVQESQADETIPPGMPPDAAVQLLARRKVGAVAPSAPGAFVLGADTIVVCNGRLLGKPRTETEAFDMLRLLSGRTHDVWTGVAIAAPHGKTVSFAEKTAVTFWELSDEEITSYIATGEPMDKAGAYGIQGRAALFVRRIEGDYLTVVGLPLSRTARELRRLGWPPYGMET from the coding sequence ATGCCCCCACGGTTCGTGCTTGCCTCTCGTTCCCCGCGCCGCAGGCAAATCCTCGAGCTGGCCGGCTGGGCGTTTGACGTGCAGGAAAGCCAGGCCGATGAGACGATCCCCCCCGGAATGCCGCCCGACGCAGCCGTTCAATTGCTGGCCCGCCGGAAAGTGGGAGCGGTTGCGCCGTCTGCGCCCGGTGCCTTCGTTCTTGGCGCCGACACGATCGTCGTGTGCAACGGACGCTTGTTGGGAAAACCGCGCACCGAAACAGAAGCGTTTGACATGCTGCGGCTTTTGTCCGGACGAACGCATGATGTTTGGACCGGTGTCGCGATCGCGGCGCCGCACGGGAAGACTGTGTCATTCGCTGAAAAAACAGCGGTGACGTTTTGGGAGTTGAGCGATGAGGAAATCACATCCTACATCGCCACCGGAGAGCCGATGGACAAGGCGGGGGCGTACGGCATTCAAGGACGGGCTGCCTTGTTTGTCAGGCGGATTGAGGGGGATTATTTGACGGTCGTCGGCTTGCCGCTGTCGCGGACGGCACGGGAGCTGCGCCGGCTTGGATGGCCGCCTTACGGAATGGAGACGTGA
- a CDS encoding type II secretion system protein yields the protein MLIRMKRGMTLIELLAVLVIIGMVAMIVGLAMWTVIDRARERAFVSNAYGLYEAARLYVGVEKVEFLPARSSAILLYGELVGNGLLDPIEDPFTGNVLPPETNPSYVLATKREDGGIEYAVCLKGETKQLCTYEGREQPIPVEALGTEMIRDR from the coding sequence ATGCTCATTCGCATGAAGAGGGGAATGACCCTCATTGAGCTGTTGGCTGTGCTTGTGATCATCGGCATGGTGGCGATGATCGTCGGTCTTGCTATGTGGACGGTGATCGACCGTGCGCGCGAGCGGGCGTTTGTTTCCAATGCGTATGGACTATATGAAGCGGCGCGGCTGTATGTCGGCGTGGAAAAAGTGGAGTTTTTGCCAGCCCGTTCTTCTGCCATATTGTTGTATGGCGAATTGGTGGGCAACGGTTTGTTGGATCCAATCGAAGATCCGTTTACCGGAAATGTATTGCCGCCGGAAACAAATCCATCGTACGTGCTTGCCACAAAGCGGGAAGACGGCGGGATTGAGTACGCTGTCTGCTTGAAAGGTGAGACAAAGCAGCTTTGCACCTATGAGGGGCGCGAGCAGCCGATTCCTGTCGAAGCGCTGGGGACGGAGATGATTCGTGACCGATAA
- a CDS encoding PilN domain-containing protein: MIVDINLLPRKEPRRAAGAVLAAFAVFLLLLGAGGGYWLMERANQRLAALEGELRQVRAEQAAMEAKGKTTEQQQAEQELAKAVEWANRYPLKTVPLLRALAKQLPERGFIMNFSYAGQKTVTMTVQFDAAEEAAYYLDRLEEVHLVKAVKLTGISASGESGGAEGETIVPRYIAQYELELQPTGKEGDNE, from the coding sequence ATGATCGTTGACATCAACTTGCTGCCGCGCAAAGAGCCGCGCCGTGCGGCGGGCGCCGTGCTGGCGGCCTTCGCGGTTTTTCTTCTGCTGCTTGGCGCTGGGGGAGGCTACTGGCTGATGGAGCGTGCGAATCAACGGCTCGCGGCGCTTGAAGGGGAGCTTCGGCAAGTGCGCGCCGAGCAGGCGGCGATGGAGGCGAAGGGAAAAACGACGGAGCAGCAGCAAGCTGAGCAAGAGCTTGCTAAAGCGGTCGAATGGGCGAACCGTTATCCGCTCAAAACGGTGCCGCTGTTGCGTGCGTTGGCCAAACAACTGCCGGAGCGCGGCTTTATCATGAACTTTTCGTATGCCGGCCAAAAGACGGTGACGATGACAGTGCAGTTTGATGCGGCGGAAGAAGCGGCCTATTATTTAGATCGGCTTGAGGAAGTTCATTTGGTCAAAGCCGTCAAATTGACCGGCATCTCGGCCAGCGGCGAAAGCGGCGGGGCAGAGGGGGAAACGATCGTGCCGCGGTATATCGCGCAATATGAACTGGAACTTCAGCCGACAGGAAAAGAGGGGGACAACGAATGA